The stretch of DNA CCGAATCACCATCAAAATCGACTTACAACCATTTAATCCTTAGCTTTTATGAAAAAAGGACTGCTCCCTTTATTGGGAATTCTACTACTGTGTTTTTATCAACTTGGCGCCCAGGAAGATGATTTGCTTTCCCTACTGGAAGAAGAGGAAGAAACAGTGTCGTATGTTGGTGCTAGCTTTAAAACCAATAGGGTCATCAATCTTCACTCCCTGGAAAATACAGCAGCAGGTGTTCTCGATATTAAAATATCACATCGATTTGGTACGCTGAATGGTGGGTTTTATGAATTGTTTGGATTGGATCAGGCCTCCATAAGAATTGGCGGAGATTATGGCATCACCAACCGCTTGATGATTGGTTTTGGACGCAGTAGTTATGAAAAAACCCTGGACGGTTTTTTTAAATACAAGTTGCTCCGCCAAAGCACTGGCCTACGAAAGATGCCCATTTCAGCAGCATTATTTGCCAGCACAGCCATTCAGACCTTAAAATGGCAAAATACGGATCGAGAAAATTTATTCTCCTCAAGACTTTTTTATACGTTCCAACTCATTGTTGGTAGCAAAATAAGTGAGCAGCTGACGCTGCAACTCTCTCCCACCCTCGTTCACCGCAATTTGGTGGACGTCAATGAAGTGAAAAACGATGTCATGGCCTTAGGTGCAGCCGGCAGGATAAAACTAAGTAAGCGTTTGACACTAAATGCTGAATACATTTATGTTTTACCCGATCAACTAGCACCTGGCTTTAAAAACTCACTTTCAATTGGGTTTGATATCGAAACTGGCGGGCACGTTTTTCAACTTCATTTTACCAATTCTACATCTATGATCGCTAAAGGATATATCGCTGAAACTGTTGGTGACTGGGGGGACGGCGGCATCCATTTTGGATTCAATGTCTCCCGAGTTTTTACCGTAGTGAAGCCAAAGAGTAAGTAGTTACCGAGATGTTGGGAATGATAAAAGAATCAATTCCCAGCAATTTTTAAAGGCCCTTTCTTCTTTTGAAGGAGGGTCTTTTTTAT from Saprospiraceae bacterium encodes:
- a CDS encoding DUF5777 family beta-barrel protein, coding for MKKGLLPLLGILLLCFYQLGAQEDDLLSLLEEEEETVSYVGASFKTNRVINLHSLENTAAGVLDIKISHRFGTLNGGFYELFGLDQASIRIGGDYGITNRLMIGFGRSSYEKTLDGFFKYKLLRQSTGLRKMPISAALFASTAIQTLKWQNTDRENLFSSRLFYTFQLIVGSKISEQLTLQLSPTLVHRNLVDVNEVKNDVMALGAAGRIKLSKRLTLNAEYIYVLPDQLAPGFKNSLSIGFDIETGGHVFQLHFTNSTSMIAKGYIAETVGDWGDGGIHFGFNVSRVFTVVKPKSK